From the genome of Cognaticolwellia beringensis, one region includes:
- the moaE gene encoding molybdopterin synthase catalytic subunit MoaE, with the protein MIYVQQNDFDVADEYQKLATDNQDGAIVTFVGKVRDFNEGLGVQGLSLEHYPGMTEKVLQNLETEAREHWPLNKITIIHRVGDLKLGEQIVFIGVTSQHRKAAFAACEFLIDFLKTKAPFWKKELTSQGSKWLEAKASDNEVSQQWSKKLTNDQAN; encoded by the coding sequence ATGATTTATGTACAACAAAACGATTTTGACGTTGCTGATGAGTATCAAAAACTCGCCACTGACAACCAAGACGGTGCCATAGTCACTTTTGTCGGAAAAGTAAGAGACTTTAACGAAGGGCTTGGCGTTCAAGGCTTATCTTTAGAGCACTACCCAGGCATGACAGAAAAAGTGTTACAGAACCTAGAAACTGAAGCTCGCGAGCATTGGCCGCTTAATAAAATTACCATTATTCATCGGGTTGGCGATTTAAAGCTTGGTGAACAAATTGTTTTTATTGGCGTAACTAGCCAACATCGTAAGGCGGCATTTGCTGCTTGCGAATTTCTTATCGACTTTCTAAAAACCAAAGCTCCATTTTGGAAAAAAGAACTCACCTCACAAGGTAGCAAATGGCTAGAAGCCAAAGCTAGCGACAATGAGGTTTCTCAACAATGGTCAAAAAAACTTACCAACGACCAAGCCAACTAA
- the moaD gene encoding molybdopterin synthase sulfur carrier subunit — MIKVLFFARLREQLSTDSMQVPASENMTTEDIRQQLAKTNDLWAKVMAADSLLVAVNQQITDWSHSVNEGDEVAFFPPVTGG, encoded by the coding sequence ATGATAAAGGTATTATTTTTTGCTCGCCTTCGCGAACAATTGTCAACCGATAGCATGCAAGTACCCGCAAGCGAAAACATGACCACAGAAGATATTCGTCAGCAACTCGCTAAAACGAATGATTTATGGGCTAAGGTTATGGCTGCAGATAGTTTACTTGTTGCTGTTAACCAGCAGATCACTGACTGGTCACATAGCGTTAATGAAGGTGATGAAGTCGCCTTCTTTCCTCCAGTTACCGGCGGCTAA
- the moaC gene encoding cyclic pyranopterin monophosphate synthase MoaC has translation MKSNEFTHINADGDAHMVDVTEKKVTERTAIAQAYIEMSAQTLAMIVEGKHHKGDVFATARIAGIMAAKKTSELIPLCHPLMLTKIEVDIVAEPQHNRVKITALCKLSGKTGVEMEALTAASTAALTIYDMCKAVQKDMIITNIHLCEKQGGKSGSYFHNEVTK, from the coding sequence TTGAAGAGCAACGAATTTACTCATATTAATGCCGATGGCGATGCCCATATGGTTGACGTTACTGAAAAAAAAGTTACTGAGCGCACGGCTATCGCTCAAGCTTACATTGAAATGTCAGCACAAACGCTAGCAATGATTGTTGAAGGTAAACACCACAAAGGTGATGTTTTTGCTACGGCTAGAATTGCCGGTATTATGGCGGCAAAAAAAACCAGTGAACTCATCCCACTTTGCCACCCTTTGATGTTAACCAAAATTGAAGTTGATATAGTTGCCGAGCCTCAACATAACCGCGTTAAAATTACCGCGCTATGTAAATTATCAGGTAAAACTGGCGTAGAAATGGAAGCATTAACGGCAGCTTCAACTGCAGCCCTGACCATTTACGACATGTGTAAAGCCGTACAAAAAGATATGATAATTACCAACATTCATTTATGTGAAAAACAAGGTGGAAAGTCTGGCAGCTATTTTCACAATGAAGTGACTAAATAA
- a CDS encoding cytochrome c3 family protein codes for MKTHFLPYFLSLTLLTVLSTQAADIQGHDFNKAKPISNETCTSCHVQSEKNWRQSDHAKAMMIADNSSVLADFSNVSVEHYGQKALFFIKDNRYQVTISYDDKSDTYPIKYTFGHFPLQQYLVETEQGSLHVLPFAWDARTKKEGGQRWYHNYSHEEIRPEDRLHWRQPLQNWNGMCADCHSDGLVRNYDAEKNNFNTQFDNINVGCLSCHDDMTEHAKAPAKEKNSVDIVALNNPIGQWLRGVGEKTAHWEGGKRDNAFMDNCFACHSLRAPLTDGFKANKPFLDQFTPNFIAAPNYYADGQIKEEVYVYGSFLQSKMFKEGVNCLDCHDKHTMKIKEEGNGLCLQCHGAEVYNVKEHHQHNNDSTGAQCVNCHMPETTYMGVDDRRDHSFKIPRPDLSQTFNTPNACVQCHDNKLNEWASKNLEKWHGKPKAMLTSKQLLMTLNSGQAITLEHHLSVISDDKLDVISRATAIQLLSYTTPTLNANFLMPYLTHTEPLIRLSAASIATLLPPIDRINGLTPLLQDKYKAVRVASARSLVSSDIPALSQPLFDKAFKELTYSFDVNSWRGEGMANKGGLAVEMNKITDAEMSFKKSIEIEPYFDTGYINLADIYRSQQKSFQAGAVLAKGIKLNPKSAALHYSYGLYFVRQKKLEKGIPLFEKSITLMPDNAQYAYTYVLALDGAAQSKQALIQLKTLILNYQDKTQLKELGLYLSQKLNLRAEYNWFMQF; via the coding sequence TTGAAAACGCATTTCTTACCGTATTTTTTGTCCCTTACTTTACTTACCGTACTTTCTACTCAAGCTGCTGATATACAAGGTCACGACTTTAATAAAGCAAAGCCTATTTCAAATGAAACATGTACATCATGTCATGTGCAATCAGAAAAAAATTGGAGGCAGTCTGATCATGCTAAAGCGATGATGATTGCAGACAATAGCTCGGTATTAGCCGACTTCTCTAATGTGAGTGTTGAACATTATGGCCAGAAGGCCCTATTTTTTATAAAAGATAATCGTTACCAAGTAACGATATCTTACGACGATAAATCTGATACATATCCGATTAAGTATACTTTTGGACATTTTCCATTACAGCAATACTTAGTTGAAACTGAGCAAGGAAGTTTGCACGTACTACCGTTTGCTTGGGATGCACGAACTAAAAAAGAAGGTGGTCAGCGCTGGTATCATAATTATAGCCATGAAGAGATTCGTCCTGAAGACAGATTACATTGGCGACAACCATTACAGAATTGGAATGGCATGTGTGCAGACTGCCACTCTGATGGACTTGTGAGAAATTATGACGCTGAGAAAAACAACTTTAATACGCAATTTGATAATATTAATGTAGGTTGCTTGTCGTGTCATGATGATATGACAGAACATGCCAAAGCACCTGCTAAAGAAAAAAATAGCGTTGATATCGTTGCTCTTAATAACCCTATAGGTCAATGGTTAAGAGGCGTAGGGGAAAAAACGGCTCACTGGGAAGGTGGCAAACGTGATAATGCTTTTATGGATAATTGTTTTGCTTGTCATTCACTTCGTGCACCGTTAACTGACGGCTTTAAAGCTAATAAGCCTTTTTTGGATCAATTTACCCCAAATTTTATTGCTGCTCCTAATTATTATGCTGATGGTCAAATTAAAGAAGAAGTGTATGTATATGGTTCATTTTTACAAAGTAAGATGTTTAAGGAAGGCGTTAATTGTTTAGATTGTCACGATAAACATACGATGAAGATAAAAGAAGAAGGTAATGGGTTATGTTTACAATGCCATGGTGCAGAAGTTTACAACGTAAAAGAGCATCATCAGCATAATAATGATTCAACAGGCGCTCAATGTGTAAATTGTCATATGCCTGAAACTACCTATATGGGCGTAGATGATAGACGCGACCATAGTTTTAAAATTCCTCGTCCTGACTTATCCCAAACATTTAATACGCCTAATGCTTGTGTGCAATGCCACGATAATAAGTTGAATGAATGGGCAAGTAAAAACTTAGAGAAATGGCATGGTAAGCCTAAAGCTATGTTAACAAGTAAACAATTACTAATGACGTTAAATAGTGGACAAGCCATTACTTTAGAGCATCATTTAAGTGTTATTAGTGATGATAAGCTTGATGTTATAAGCCGAGCTACTGCCATTCAACTACTTAGCTACACCACGCCTACGCTGAATGCTAATTTTTTAATGCCGTATCTAACGCATACAGAGCCGTTAATTCGCTTAAGTGCTGCTAGTATCGCAACATTACTTCCCCCTATCGATAGAATTAATGGGCTAACGCCTTTATTACAAGATAAATATAAAGCAGTAAGAGTGGCAAGTGCACGAAGTTTAGTTTCAAGTGATATACCTGCACTAAGTCAGCCACTGTTTGATAAAGCTTTTAAAGAATTAACATATTCTTTTGATGTTAATAGCTGGCGTGGCGAAGGGATGGCTAACAAAGGTGGGTTAGCCGTTGAAATGAATAAAATAACAGATGCAGAAATGTCTTTTAAGAAAAGTATAGAAATAGAGCCTTACTTTGATACAGGTTATATAAACTTGGCTGATATTTATCGTTCTCAACAAAAATCATTTCAAGCTGGAGCCGTACTGGCTAAAGGGATTAAACTTAATCCAAAGTCTGCCGCGTTACATTATTCTTATGGCTTGTATTTTGTCCGTCAGAAAAAGCTAGAAAAAGGCATTCCTCTCTTTGAGAAGTCTATAACTCTAATGCCTGATAATGCTCAATATGCATATACTTATGTGTTAGCACTCGATGGAGCAGCACAAAGTAAACAGGCATTAATTCAATTAAAAACATTAATCCTGAATTATCAGGACAAAACACAGTTGAAAGAATTAGGTTTGTATTTATCACAAAAATTGAATTTGAGAGCGGAATATAATTGGTTTATGCAGTTTTAA
- a CDS encoding MBL fold metallo-hydrolase, whose protein sequence is MKKFSALIFTIFLSSSVSQPYAKTNAPFDGVKFDNIEPFDDKSIFDLLSWKIKAISESTPWPDEIDSKQFKASSQRSVKPIITVISHASVLIQIDNLNILTDPHYSLRASPVQFAGPKRVVKPGIAFDDLPSIDIVLISHNHYDHLDLDTLKRLNERDAPKFVAGLKTKSFLEDNGIEAAVDLDWWQNITANNTKITFVPSQHWSARGLFDKREMLWGGFYIENNYKIYFAGDTGYGKFFKEIKEKLGAPDLSLIPIGAYEPRWFMKDAHLNPKDSLQVFRDLESKKMIGIHFGTFKLTDEGYNDPIQTLNEEMKKLNMDPLKVIIPTFGKPYSI, encoded by the coding sequence ATGAAAAAATTTTCAGCGTTAATATTTACCATTTTCCTATCCTCCAGTGTATCTCAACCTTATGCAAAGACTAACGCCCCTTTTGACGGTGTTAAATTTGATAACATTGAGCCTTTTGACGATAAAAGTATATTTGACCTACTCAGTTGGAAAATTAAGGCTATAAGTGAGTCTACCCCTTGGCCAGATGAAATTGATTCCAAACAGTTTAAAGCCTCTAGCCAAAGATCGGTAAAGCCAATAATTACTGTAATCAGCCATGCATCAGTTCTTATTCAGATTGATAATTTAAACATACTAACAGATCCTCATTATTCACTCAGAGCTTCACCTGTTCAATTTGCTGGACCCAAAAGAGTCGTTAAACCTGGAATTGCCTTTGATGATCTGCCTTCAATAGATATCGTTCTTATATCTCATAATCATTATGACCACCTAGATCTTGATACGCTCAAGCGATTAAACGAGAGAGATGCTCCCAAATTCGTTGCAGGATTGAAAACAAAGTCATTTCTAGAAGATAATGGAATTGAAGCCGCTGTCGACCTTGATTGGTGGCAAAATATAACAGCTAATAATACTAAGATTACTTTTGTTCCTTCCCAGCATTGGTCAGCAAGAGGTCTATTCGATAAAAGGGAAATGCTGTGGGGTGGGTTCTATATTGAAAATAATTATAAGATCTACTTTGCAGGAGACACCGGATACGGGAAATTCTTCAAAGAAATTAAAGAGAAACTCGGCGCACCGGATCTTTCTTTGATTCCAATTGGAGCGTATGAACCTAGATGGTTCATGAAAGATGCCCACCTTAACCCAAAGGATTCTCTACAAGTATTTAGAGACCTAGAAAGTAAGAAGATGATCGGTATTCACTTTGGGACTTTTAAGTTAACTGATGAGGGATATAATGATCCAATTCAGACTCTTAATGAAGAAATGAAGAAATTAAACATGGATCCTCTAAAAGTAATTATTCCTACTTTTGGAAAGCCTTATTCAATTTAG
- the rlmKL gene encoding bifunctional 23S rRNA (guanine(2069)-N(7))-methyltransferase RlmK/23S rRNA (guanine(2445)-N(2))-methyltransferase RlmL, whose protein sequence is MQQFLALTSPGIEILLAQELKDLKAEQVVQKPEGVYFNSTIEHAYHICLRSRLSTRILLKLGEGDAVNKDELYAVAKSINWSELFSVDSTFAIDFVGTSDEIRNSQFGALTVKDAVVDHFRDLNQERPSVDKSAPQISFQARLLKQKVVIYLDFSGRSLFKRGYREHSGAAPLKEHLAAAIITRSGWLDDTTKPLVDPMCGSGTIVIEAVLMAAGYAPGIDRAQWGFDFWLGHQPEAWKAAKSAAIEQSHVGLTQLKAKVFGVDLDSRVLKTAQQNAKNAGVQRFIEFSCKNANDMKNGFGPKGTILFNPPYGERIGELPELVESFALLGQTFKAQFVNWRIAVLTANVELLAMMKMVTFKRYKFKNGPLDCQFALYNLDDKQVSSSNVNAEFEQKDSDFGNRLLKNKKNLKSWLKQENIECYRLYDADIPEYNVAVDVYGDHLVIHEYTAPAIIEPEKVAKRLQEVVYFAPKVLGVPTDKVIIKTRAKQKGKEQYQRVEQTKKSMVVHEYGAKLKVNLWDYLDTGLFLDHRKTRQIVAKKSKGKSLLNLFAYTGSVSLQAALHGADTVTTVDMSNTYLSWAQDNFVLNNLSGHKYDFIQADCLQWLKKNEQKFDVVFIDPPTFSNSKRMGESFDVQRDHISLITDGVKSLSEGGELIFTNNKRNFKMDFDAIAALDLNVQELSDKTRDKDFQRNKHIHNSWLITRKAS, encoded by the coding sequence ATGCAGCAATTTTTAGCATTAACCTCTCCAGGTATAGAAATATTACTGGCACAAGAACTTAAAGATTTGAAAGCCGAACAAGTTGTTCAAAAGCCTGAAGGTGTTTATTTTAATTCAACTATCGAGCATGCCTATCATATTTGTCTGCGTTCTCGCTTATCAACTCGCATACTTTTAAAGTTGGGAGAAGGTGATGCAGTTAATAAAGACGAACTTTATGCTGTAGCGAAGTCGATTAACTGGTCTGAACTATTTTCTGTTGATAGTACCTTCGCGATTGATTTTGTTGGTACCAGTGATGAAATTCGAAACAGTCAGTTTGGTGCTTTAACGGTTAAAGATGCTGTTGTTGATCACTTTCGTGATTTAAACCAAGAACGTCCGTCAGTAGACAAGTCTGCGCCACAGATAAGTTTTCAAGCGCGCTTATTAAAGCAAAAAGTTGTTATTTACTTAGACTTTTCTGGTCGTAGCTTATTCAAACGTGGTTACCGAGAGCATTCAGGTGCCGCACCATTGAAAGAACATTTAGCGGCCGCCATTATTACCCGCTCTGGATGGTTAGACGATACAACTAAACCTTTAGTTGATCCTATGTGTGGTTCTGGAACTATTGTAATAGAGGCTGTATTAATGGCCGCGGGCTATGCACCCGGTATTGACAGAGCACAATGGGGCTTTGATTTTTGGTTAGGGCATCAACCTGAAGCATGGAAAGCCGCAAAGTCTGCTGCCATTGAACAATCTCATGTTGGTTTAACACAACTTAAAGCTAAAGTATTCGGTGTTGACCTTGATAGCAGAGTATTAAAAACGGCCCAGCAAAATGCTAAAAATGCTGGCGTACAAAGGTTTATCGAATTTTCTTGTAAAAATGCCAATGACATGAAAAATGGCTTTGGACCAAAAGGTACGATTTTATTTAACCCGCCATATGGTGAACGCATAGGTGAACTACCTGAGTTAGTAGAAAGCTTTGCCTTGTTAGGACAGACGTTTAAAGCACAATTTGTTAATTGGCGTATCGCTGTTTTAACGGCCAATGTTGAATTGTTAGCCATGATGAAAATGGTTACTTTCAAGCGTTACAAGTTTAAAAACGGTCCGTTAGATTGCCAATTTGCACTTTATAATTTAGATGATAAGCAAGTATCGAGTAGTAATGTTAATGCTGAATTTGAGCAAAAAGACTCAGATTTTGGTAATCGCTTATTGAAAAATAAAAAGAATTTAAAAAGTTGGCTTAAGCAAGAAAACATTGAGTGTTACCGCTTATATGATGCCGATATTCCTGAATATAATGTTGCTGTCGATGTTTATGGCGACCACCTTGTTATTCATGAATATACAGCGCCGGCTATTATTGAGCCAGAAAAAGTTGCTAAAAGATTACAAGAAGTGGTTTACTTCGCGCCGAAAGTGCTTGGCGTTCCTACTGATAAAGTGATTATTAAAACCCGAGCGAAACAAAAAGGTAAAGAGCAATACCAACGTGTTGAGCAAACCAAAAAGTCGATGGTAGTGCATGAATATGGCGCTAAATTAAAAGTAAACCTTTGGGATTACTTAGATACAGGGCTTTTCTTAGATCACCGTAAAACTCGCCAAATTGTCGCGAAAAAGTCCAAGGGCAAATCATTATTGAATTTATTTGCTTATACCGGTTCGGTTTCTTTGCAAGCGGCATTACATGGCGCCGATACGGTAACAACGGTTGATATGTCGAATACCTATTTAAGTTGGGCACAAGACAATTTCGTATTGAACAATCTCAGTGGTCATAAATATGACTTTATTCAAGCGGATTGTTTGCAGTGGTTGAAGAAGAATGAGCAAAAATTTGATGTGGTGTTTATAGACCCTCCTACTTTTTCCAATTCAAAACGTATGGGCGAAAGCTTTGACGTGCAACGAGATCACATAAGCTTAATAACAGATGGTGTGAAATCACTGAGCGAAGGTGGCGAGTTAATTTTTACCAATAATAAGCGTAATTTTAAAATGGATTTTGACGCTATCGCTGCCTTAGATTTGAACGTGCAAGAGTTGAGCGATAAAACACGAGATAAAGACTTTCAACGTAACAAGCATATTCACAACAGTTGGTTGATAACGCGTAAGGCGAGTTAG
- a CDS encoding glutaredoxin family protein: MSVKFNLYGTEGCHLCEYALALCLSAMPAAEVREVDIIDDDKLVEQYRVHIPVLERLSDQKKLFWPFEQKQILELL; encoded by the coding sequence ATGTCAGTAAAATTTAATCTTTATGGCACAGAAGGCTGTCATTTATGTGAATACGCTTTGGCATTATGTTTATCAGCAATGCCTGCAGCAGAAGTGCGTGAGGTTGATATTATTGATGACGATAAATTAGTCGAGCAGTATCGTGTTCACATTCCTGTATTAGAACGTCTTTCGGACCAAAAAAAATTATTTTGGCCATTTGAACAGAAACAAATTTTGGAGTTATTGTAG
- the uup gene encoding ATP-binding cassette ATPase Uup, which translates to MELIRISQGELAFGEDKVLDKADLSVQTGERICLVGRNGAGKSTLMKVLMGFQTLDDGQVLKSNTMQVAMLEQDPPESSDISVFDFIAQGVKENADLIKRYHAIIHDVTEDPSEKNLTKMATIQEQLEVANAWQDEQRIEQVMTTLALNPDDKICDLSGGWLRKLALAKALVTAPDILLLDEPTNHLDIKSVLWLESFLKDFAGTILFISHDRAFIRGVSTRIIDLDRGVLKSYPGNYDLYIEQKAHDLQVESQQNSLFDKKLAEEEVWIRQGVKARRTRNEGRVRALEKLRGERQARREVRNQSTMNITQGDRSGKLVFEAEDLTIAFDDKVIIKDLDLLITRNDRIAFIGANGTGKSTLIKMIMGNLEATSGKMRSGVNLDIAYFDQHRDALDLKKTVQEIVGEGKQEVLVNGKPRHVLGYLQDFLFSPKRARTPVRALSGGEKNRLLLARLFLRPSNLLILDEPTNDLDIETLELLEEVVANYAGTVILVSHDRDFVNNCVSSCLYFDGSGHITQIVGGYDDVDSYLEHKDKQRQAMAKPVVKANANDKVVKAENKVATPVKKKRSFKEKKELEELPGQIDELENLIAQLQEKVNQADFFSQSQEQSNKILNQLALSESNLEVAYARWQELDD; encoded by the coding sequence ATGGAATTAATTCGTATTTCCCAAGGTGAATTAGCCTTTGGTGAAGACAAAGTCTTAGATAAAGCAGACTTAAGTGTACAAACAGGCGAACGAATTTGTTTAGTCGGTAGAAATGGTGCTGGAAAATCGACATTAATGAAAGTATTAATGGGTTTTCAAACGTTAGACGATGGTCAAGTACTTAAATCTAACACTATGCAAGTTGCTATGTTGGAGCAAGATCCACCAGAGTCTTCTGATATCAGTGTTTTTGATTTTATCGCCCAAGGCGTAAAGGAAAATGCTGATTTAATTAAGCGTTATCATGCGATTATTCATGATGTTACTGAAGATCCTTCTGAAAAAAATCTCACTAAAATGGCCACGATTCAAGAACAACTTGAAGTGGCTAATGCTTGGCAAGATGAGCAGCGTATCGAACAAGTGATGACGACTTTAGCGTTGAATCCAGATGATAAAATTTGCGATCTTTCAGGTGGTTGGTTACGTAAGTTAGCGTTAGCTAAAGCCTTAGTGACTGCACCTGATATTTTACTGCTTGACGAGCCTACCAACCATTTAGATATTAAAAGTGTTCTATGGTTAGAGTCATTTTTAAAAGACTTTGCCGGGACCATACTGTTTATTAGTCATGATAGGGCGTTTATTCGTGGCGTTTCAACGCGTATTATCGATCTTGATCGCGGTGTTTTGAAAAGCTACCCAGGTAATTATGATCTATATATAGAGCAAAAAGCTCATGACTTGCAGGTAGAGTCACAGCAAAACTCGTTATTTGATAAGAAATTGGCTGAAGAAGAAGTTTGGATCAGACAAGGTGTAAAAGCGCGACGTACACGTAACGAAGGTCGAGTAAGAGCACTTGAGAAACTGAGAGGCGAACGTCAAGCTCGTCGTGAAGTGCGCAATCAAAGCACGATGAATATTACTCAAGGCGATCGCTCTGGTAAATTGGTCTTTGAAGCCGAAGATTTAACTATCGCGTTTGACGACAAGGTTATCATCAAAGATTTAGATTTATTAATCACTCGAAATGATCGCATTGCATTTATCGGTGCAAACGGTACGGGTAAATCTACGCTAATTAAGATGATTATGGGTAACCTCGAAGCAACTAGTGGAAAAATGCGTTCAGGAGTTAATTTAGATATTGCCTATTTTGATCAACATCGCGATGCGCTGGATCTTAAGAAAACTGTACAAGAAATTGTTGGTGAAGGTAAGCAAGAAGTCTTAGTAAACGGCAAACCTAGACATGTGTTAGGTTACTTACAAGATTTTCTGTTTAGCCCGAAACGTGCACGTACACCGGTTAGAGCATTATCGGGTGGTGAAAAGAATCGTTTGTTGCTGGCCCGCTTGTTTTTACGCCCAAGTAACTTATTGATTCTGGATGAGCCAACCAATGATTTGGATATTGAAACATTAGAGTTATTGGAAGAAGTCGTTGCAAATTACGCAGGAACGGTTATTTTAGTGAGCCATGATCGCGACTTTGTTAATAATTGTGTCAGTAGTTGTTTGTACTTTGATGGCAGCGGTCACATTACTCAAATTGTTGGTGGTTATGATGATGTTGATAGTTATCTTGAACATAAAGATAAACAACGTCAAGCAATGGCAAAGCCAGTTGTTAAAGCTAACGCAAATGATAAAGTGGTGAAGGCTGAGAATAAAGTCGCTACACCGGTAAAGAAAAAGCGCTCATTTAAAGAAAAAAAAGAGCTAGAAGAGCTACCTGGGCAAATTGATGAGCTGGAAAATTTAATTGCACAATTACAAGAAAAAGTGAATCAAGCTGACTTTTTTAGCCAAAGCCAAGAACAAAGTAATAAAATATTGAACCAGTTAGCCCTGAGTGAGTCCAATCTCGAAGTTGCCTACGCTAGATGGCAAGAATTAGATGATTAA
- a CDS encoding DUF3466 family protein translates to MNKFVKSILALGITSALGLSAVNAATYQVIDKGNVSSLKYTYSQQENNNGEAAISGTDIYNFPVQFQYLDEDDFDAIVTLADRSHEGVHDLVNIEDETALRTGNPTANDLSWVIRFLRSRAGNSLYQEVGDIFAMTNFNGQTELFNVFDEKFTGTDIYTRSTKEYISGITNEGWVYGTASAPYLPLDFTKSDGEEVTHWLRDFTTRGFFSSDGGASITEIIPPSETDLPEEQRFGGESAILDISESHFAVGYASTSIDQNALDFFIDETGGCADPDVLDDLPFKACVQQVIEDIYNTEAIKWTIDEQGIISSEILGQLVTPHVDDVREYENYAQAVNNQGVAVGYAHGWVDENETDPSANERRSLYAVVYKDGQVTDFTDDHGKYFDSRAYDINDAGIAIGHVNTFVNGNQRTKFYHVDTNAETMEMVLPTDFFTGSSSTARAINEEGKIVGEGEVETHNDNTSTPRRTHGFIYDITSKSFTDLNDYIACDSDYTIIEARDINDANEISATALIRVPRRDSKGVLMLDDKGEQLFEDVVRAVTLEPIPGEIENCSAVEEKVERQGAGLGFSSILFLMLVGLRRRLTARIS, encoded by the coding sequence ATGAACAAATTTGTAAAATCAATTTTAGCATTAGGTATTACTAGTGCATTAGGACTATCCGCCGTTAATGCAGCAACATACCAAGTTATTGATAAAGGTAATGTTTCCTCATTAAAGTATACCTATTCGCAACAAGAAAATAATAATGGTGAAGCTGCTATTTCAGGCACTGATATCTATAATTTTCCGGTGCAGTTTCAATATCTAGATGAAGACGACTTTGACGCTATAGTCACCTTAGCTGATAGAAGTCATGAAGGTGTTCATGACTTAGTGAATATTGAAGATGAAACTGCTTTGCGCACAGGAAACCCAACCGCGAATGACCTTTCATGGGTGATTAGGTTTCTAAGATCAAGAGCCGGTAATAGCCTTTACCAAGAAGTGGGCGACATTTTTGCAATGACCAATTTTAATGGTCAAACTGAGCTCTTTAATGTTTTTGATGAAAAGTTTACCGGGACTGATATTTATACCCGTTCAACAAAAGAGTACATAAGTGGTATTACCAATGAAGGTTGGGTTTACGGTACTGCATCTGCGCCTTATTTGCCGCTGGACTTTACTAAAAGTGATGGTGAAGAAGTAACACACTGGTTGCGTGATTTTACTACACGTGGATTTTTCTCTTCAGACGGCGGTGCAAGTATTACTGAAATCATCCCACCTAGTGAGACTGATTTACCTGAAGAACAACGCTTTGGTGGTGAATCAGCAATATTAGACATTAGTGAATCACATTTTGCGGTTGGTTATGCTAGTACCAGTATTGATCAGAATGCCCTAGACTTTTTCATTGACGAAACTGGTGGCTGTGCTGACCCTGACGTACTTGATGATTTACCCTTTAAGGCTTGTGTACAGCAAGTTATTGAAGACATCTATAATACTGAAGCAATAAAGTGGACTATTGATGAGCAAGGTATTATTAGCTCGGAAATATTAGGACAGTTAGTTACTCCTCATGTTGATGATGTGCGTGAATATGAAAACTATGCTCAAGCTGTTAATAATCAAGGTGTAGCTGTTGGTTACGCTCATGGTTGGGTGGACGAGAATGAAACTGATCCAAGTGCAAACGAGCGACGCAGTTTATATGCCGTAGTTTATAAAGACGGTCAAGTTACTGATTTTACTGATGACCATGGTAAATATTTTGATTCACGGGCTTATGATATCAATGATGCTGGTATCGCCATCGGGCATGTTAATACGTTTGTTAATGGTAATCAGAGAACTAAGTTCTACCATGTTGATACCAATGCTGAAACGATGGAAATGGTTTTACCAACTGATTTTTTTACAGGTAGTTCAAGTACCGCTCGCGCGATAAATGAAGAAGGTAAAATAGTCGGTGAGGGTGAAGTTGAAACGCATAACGACAATACCAGTACACCGAGAAGAACACATGGTTTTATCTATGACATTACCAGCAAATCTTTTACTGATCTAAATGACTATATAGCCTGTGACAGTGATTATACTATTATTGAAGCTCGTGATATTAATGATGCCAATGAAATTTCTGCAACTGCATTGATCAGAGTACCTCGCCGTGATTCAAAAGGGGTTTTAATGCTAGATGATAAAGGCGAACAGTTATTTGAAGATGTGGTTCGCGCTGTGACATTAGAGCCTATACCGGGTGAAATTGAAAACTGTAGCGCCGTCGAAGAGAAAGTTGAAAGACAAGGTGCAGGTCTTGGCTTCAGCAGCATTTTATTCTTAATGTTAGTAGGATTACGTCGTAGGTTAACAGCTCGAATTAGCTAA